The following nucleotide sequence is from Streptomyces brevispora.
TGCGAGGCGTCGATGTCCTTGAGCCAGCGGACCGGCTCGTAGGGGATGCGGAGCGCCTTGAAGATGTCGTCGTAGAACCCGTTCTCGCCGAGCAGCAGCTGGCTGAGGATCCGCAGGAACTCGCCGGAGGCGGCGCCCTGGATCACCCGGTGGTCGTACGTCGAGGTCAGGGTCATGACCTTCGAGATGCCCAGCTTGTTCAGGGTGGCCTGCGACGTGCCCTGGAACTCCGCCGGGTAGTCCATCGCGCCGACACCCATGATGAGGCCCTGTCCGGGCATCAGGCGGGGCACCGAGTGAACGGTGCCGATGCCGCCGGGGTTGGTCAGCGAGGCGGTGACGCCCGTGAAGTCGTCCATGCCGAGCTTGCCGTTGCGGGCCCGGCGGACGATGTCCTCGTAGGCCTGCCAGAACTCGAAGAAGTTGAGCGTCTCGGCCTTCTTGATGGCCGCGACGACCAGCTGGCGGTCGCCGTTCGGCTTCACCAGGTCGATGGCCAGACCGAGGTTGACGTGCTCCGGCTTGACCAGGGTCGGCTTGCCGTCCTTCTGTGCGAAGGAGTAGTTCATCGCCGGCATGGCCTTGAGGGCCTGCACCATCGCGTACCCGATGAGGTGCGTGAAGGAGATCTTCCCGCCGCGGGCGCGCTTGAGGTGGTTGTTGATGACGATGCGGTTGTCGAAGAGCAGCTTCACCGGGACGGCGCGCACGGACGTGGCCGTCGGCAGCTCCAGTGAGGCGTTCATGTTCTTCGCGACGGCGGCCGAGGGACCGCGCAGCGTCACGTACTCCGGCCCGGCCGGGGCCTCGGCGGCCGGGCCGGCGGCGGCCTTCGCGGCCGGAGCCGGTGCTGCCGGAGCCGGGGCGGCCTTCACCGGAGCGGGTGCTGCCGGAGCCACCGGGGCGGCCGCGGCAGGAGCGGGCGCCGGTGCAACGGGTGCGGCCGGGGCCTGGACCACGGGCGGCGCGGGTGCGGCCGGGGCGGTGTGGTTGGTGGCGGTCGGTGCGGTCACGGCCGGAGCCGTGGGCGCTGCGGCCCCCGCGGCTGCGGCGCCGGGAACGGGCTTGTCCGCCGTGCCGGAAGTGCCCGGCTTGTAGTCGGCGAAGAAGTCCCACCAGGCGCGATCGACCGAATTGGGATCCTGGAGGTACTGCTGGTAGATCTCGTCGACGAGCCACTCATTGGGGCCGAAAGCAGCAGCCGGGTTCGAACCCGGGCTGGCTTGGTCGGTCGAGATGCTCGAGTTACTGGGGGACTGAGACGACACGGCGGCAACCGCCCTCTTCCGCTTCACAAGGTGGTGGACAGCGGAAATCAAGGCTACGCCTCCCGGACCGTTCCATGCGGACCGGGCCGGTCTTCGTCGTGCAAGTCACATCGAAAGTCGGGTTTCGGCGCAGGAAATGGCGGGAAACAAGCCTGGTTCCGCATTGCTCCGGGTACGCGAGACCGCACTTACGGCCCCTTGGACCGTACCCCTTGAACAGAACACGCAGAACGTGCCCTTCCGGTTGGAAGCCTATGTCAACCTCGCGGTTGATGGAGCCCCGGAAGAGTGACGCGGATGCGGCATCCGCGAGCTGATTCGGCCACACCGATGCGTCCGCCGTGCAGATCCACCGCCCAGCGGGCGATCGCGAGGCCCAGCCCCGTACCGCCGTCGCTGCCCGGACCGTGCGGGGACATCACCTCGCCCCGGTTGAAACGCTCGAAGACCCGGTGCCGCTCGGACTCCGGAATGCCGGGGCCCTCGTCCACGACCTCCAGGTCCAGTGACTCCGGCTGAGCCCCGCGCCGCGCGAGCACCGTGACCCGGCCGTGCGGCGGGCTGTGCTTCACCGCGTTGTCGATCAGGTTCGCCACCACCTGGTGCAGCCGCTCCGCGTCCGCGTGCGCGGTCAGCTCCGGCGGGGACACGTCCAGGTGCAGATGGACATCCTTGCGGGTGGAGTTCCCGGAGCCGGAGGACAGCCGGCGGTGGGCGGCGGCGAGATTCGCCTCCTTCAGCACCCCCGACAGATACGGCCACACCTCGAAACGGCCGGCCTTCAGCGTGACCACGCCGTTGTCCAGCCGGGACAGGTCCAGCAGCGTCTCCACCAGCCTGCCGAGCCGCTCGGTCTGTTTGAGGGCCGTGCGCATCGTCTCCGGATCGGCCGAGGACACCCCGTCCACGACGTTCTCCAGCACGGCTCTCAGCGCCGCGATGGGAGTGCGCAACTCGTGCGAGACGTTCGCCACCAGCTCCTTGCGGTGCCGGTCCACGGCCTCCAGGTCGTCCGCCATCAGGTTGATCGTCTGCGCCAGGTCGCCCAGCTCGTCACGCCGGTCGGCGCCGCTCACCCGTCTGGTGTAGTCGCCGTGCGAGATCGACCGGGCCACGGCTCTCATCTCGTCCAGCGGCGCGGTCAGACCGTGCGCCACGAACTGGGTGATCAGCAGGGTCGCGATGACCGAGAACACCGTGATGAACCGCAGCTCGGTGCGGGTGCGCAGGGCCACCATCAGCAGGCCGGTCGTGATGAACACCGAGACCACGACGAGCGTGCCCAGCTTGGCCTTGATGGAGAACGGCCGCAGCCCCGGTCCGGGCGCGGTCATGGCGCCGGGGTCTCCAGGGCGTAGCCGACACCGTGCACGGTACGGATCCGCTCCGCGCCGATCTTCCGGCGCAGCGCCTTGATGTGACTGTCGACGGTCCGGGTGCCCGAGGCGTCCGCCCAGTCCCAGACCTCGGCCAACAGCTGCTCCCGGGAGAGCACCGCGCGCGGCGTGTTGGCCAGGCAGACCAGCAGGTCGAACTCGGTCGGCGTCAGATGGACGTCGTCCGCCCGCACCCGCACCCGGCGCTGTGCGTGATCGATCTCCAGCTCACCGAGGCGGAGTATCCCGCTGCGCGGCGTCACGGCGGCCAGCGCGGCCCGCTCGACCCGGCGCAGCAGGACGTGCACCCGGGCCGCCAGCTCACGCATGGAGAACGGTTTCGTCATGTAGTCGTCCGCGCCGACCCCGAGGCCGACGAGCATGTCGGTCTCGTCGTCCCGGGCGGTCAGCATCAGCACCGGCACCGGGCGCTGGGCCTGCACCCTGCGGCAGACCTCCAGCCCGTCGAAACCGGGGAGCATGATGTCGAGCACCATCAGATCCGGCTGCCAGGCCTCGGCCGCCTCGACGGCCGCCGGGCCGTCGAGCGCGGTCTGCACCAGGAAGCCCTCGGCCCGCAGCCGGGCGGAAATGGCATCGACGATCGTCGCGTCGTCCTCGACCACCAGGACCCGGCGCTGCGCGCCCGGGGTGGCCGCGACACCGTTGTGGGTG
It contains:
- a CDS encoding HAMP domain-containing sensor histidine kinase, which codes for MTAPGPGLRPFSIKAKLGTLVVVSVFITTGLLMVALRTRTELRFITVFSVIATLLITQFVAHGLTAPLDEMRAVARSISHGDYTRRVSGADRRDELGDLAQTINLMADDLEAVDRHRKELVANVSHELRTPIAALRAVLENVVDGVSSADPETMRTALKQTERLGRLVETLLDLSRLDNGVVTLKAGRFEVWPYLSGVLKEANLAAAHRRLSSGSGNSTRKDVHLHLDVSPPELTAHADAERLHQVVANLIDNAVKHSPPHGRVTVLARRGAQPESLDLEVVDEGPGIPESERHRVFERFNRGEVMSPHGPGSDGGTGLGLAIARWAVDLHGGRIGVAESARGCRIRVTLPGLHQPRG
- a CDS encoding response regulator transcription factor is translated as MEQTHTTHNGVAATPGAQRRVLVVEDDATIVDAISARLRAEGFLVQTALDGPAAVEAAEAWQPDLMVLDIMLPGFDGLEVCRRVQAQRPVPVLMLTARDDETDMLVGLGVGADDYMTKPFSMRELAARVHVLLRRVERAALAAVTPRSGILRLGELEIDHAQRRVRVRADDVHLTPTEFDLLVCLANTPRAVLSREQLLAEVWDWADASGTRTVDSHIKALRRKIGAERIRTVHGVGYALETPAP